From Pseudomonas sp. stari2, a single genomic window includes:
- the recC gene encoding exodeoxyribonuclease V subunit gamma, which yields MPDTQSLNAAFMVVQSNSLDELRSLVISIMRRYPLAPLENEIALVQSNGIAQWLKLALAEDPEEDDLGGCGIAAAIDVQLPGSFMWQLYRTVLGRDEIPAKSLLDKAPLTWRLMRLLPQVIDLPHFEPLQRFLTHDSDLRKRYQLSERLADLFDQYQVYRADWLEDWAEGRHQLRNVRGEIKPLPTTNCWQAELWRALLEDVGEQGMAQSRAGVHQRFIECIYSLEKAPAGLPSRVIVFGISSLPAQVLEALAGLARFSQVLLCVHNPCRYHWADIVADKDLLRHQYKRQARKNGMPVVLDSESLHQHAHPLLAAWGKQGRDYINLLDSYDDPNSYRAAFRNGRIDMFSETAPQNMLNQLQDDILELRPLSETRELWSEVDLKQDQSIRFHIAHSAQREVEILHDQLLARFSANPALRPRDVIVMVPDIDSYAPHVRAVFGQLDRHDPRFIPFTLADQGQRGRDPLLIAVEHLLKLPDSRFPVSEILDLLDVPALRARFGMEERDLPTLHRWIEGAGVRWGMDADQRAGLGLPNELEQNSWRFGLRRMLLGYAVGDSSACAGIEPYDEIGGLDAALIGPLVALLDALEYSHQQFLKPAKPQEWGSRLQVLMQVFFKASNEHDDYLLSQLEELRGTWLETCESVGLEDELPLTVVREAWLAGLDQGRLSQRFLAGAVNFCTLMPMRAIPFKLVCLLGMNDGDYPRAQPPLDFDLMGSDYRPGDRSRREDDRYLLLEALLSARQQLYISWVGRSIRDNSERPPSVLIGQLRDHLANGWRTIDEGADILHAMTQEHPLQPFSSRYFHEGNELFSYASEWQVLHQRHEPVDGKGMLEPHVQEEPLSLALLQDFLRNPVRHFFTQRLKVYFEAAQVPQADEEPFVLDALQRYTLSDSLLEAALRHPEGADQALEAQARRLQNSGLLPMAGFGECLQRELIEPLPDLLQRYQQLLMLWPTPLTSAVPINLEWQGLRLEGWLGGLHQRADGGVLSVTTIPNSIGSIKNRKWHRLTKPWVNHLVACASGLSLTTALVASDDTLLLEPMEQDRAWRILEDLLLAWQSGMCQPLPVAVKTAFAWLGQNDPLKAEASARKAYEGDGQTSEGERRESPALARQFPDYDALLAEETFTDWCNALYRPVLEAPWQSLANEGGRS from the coding sequence ATGCCGGACACTCAGTCCCTCAACGCTGCATTCATGGTGGTTCAGAGCAACAGCCTGGACGAACTGCGCAGCCTTGTGATCAGCATAATGCGGCGCTATCCGCTGGCTCCCCTGGAAAACGAAATTGCGCTTGTGCAAAGCAACGGCATTGCCCAATGGCTCAAGTTGGCGTTAGCCGAGGATCCTGAAGAGGATGATCTTGGCGGCTGCGGTATTGCCGCCGCAATTGATGTGCAGTTGCCGGGCAGTTTCATGTGGCAGCTTTACCGCACGGTCCTGGGACGAGATGAGATCCCGGCAAAGTCCTTGCTCGACAAGGCACCTCTGACCTGGCGACTGATGCGCTTGTTACCGCAGGTCATCGACCTGCCGCATTTCGAACCCCTGCAACGATTCCTTACCCATGACTCCGACTTGCGCAAGCGTTACCAGCTGTCCGAACGTCTGGCAGATCTGTTCGACCAGTATCAGGTGTACCGTGCCGACTGGCTTGAGGATTGGGCCGAGGGGCGACATCAACTACGAAATGTCAGAGGCGAAATTAAACCGCTGCCCACCACCAATTGCTGGCAGGCAGAACTGTGGCGGGCATTGCTTGAGGATGTCGGTGAACAAGGCATGGCTCAAAGCCGTGCGGGTGTGCACCAGCGATTCATCGAGTGCATCTACAGCCTTGAAAAAGCACCGGCAGGCTTGCCGTCACGAGTCATTGTTTTCGGGATTTCCTCATTGCCCGCACAAGTACTCGAAGCTTTAGCAGGGCTGGCCCGGTTCAGCCAGGTCCTGCTCTGTGTCCACAATCCTTGCCGTTATCATTGGGCCGATATCGTTGCTGACAAGGATCTGTTGCGTCATCAATACAAACGCCAAGCTCGAAAGAATGGCATGCCTGTGGTTCTGGACTCGGAGTCGCTGCACCAACATGCCCACCCGCTGCTCGCGGCCTGGGGCAAGCAAGGTCGTGACTACATCAATCTGCTCGATAGCTATGACGATCCCAACAGCTATCGCGCAGCATTTCGCAATGGTCGTATCGACATGTTCAGCGAAACAGCCCCGCAAAACATGCTCAATCAACTGCAGGATGACATTCTGGAGCTGCGTCCGCTCAGCGAAACACGTGAGCTCTGGTCTGAGGTCGATCTGAAACAGGATCAATCGATTCGATTCCACATCGCGCATAGTGCACAGCGCGAGGTCGAGATTCTCCACGATCAGCTTCTGGCTCGATTCAGCGCCAATCCCGCACTGCGCCCCCGCGACGTGATCGTCATGGTGCCCGACATCGACAGTTATGCGCCGCATGTCCGTGCGGTGTTCGGGCAGCTGGATCGTCATGATCCACGGTTCATTCCTTTCACACTGGCAGACCAAGGGCAACGCGGTCGCGATCCATTACTGATCGCTGTCGAACATCTGCTCAAACTGCCAGACAGTCGCTTCCCCGTCAGCGAAATCCTCGACTTGCTCGACGTTCCGGCATTACGCGCACGGTTCGGTATGGAGGAGCGGGACTTGCCGACTCTGCATCGCTGGATCGAAGGTGCCGGTGTGCGTTGGGGGATGGATGCAGACCAGCGCGCCGGACTGGGTTTGCCAAATGAACTGGAGCAGAACAGTTGGCGTTTCGGCCTGAGGCGGATGCTCCTCGGATATGCGGTTGGCGACTCAAGTGCCTGCGCGGGGATTGAACCCTACGATGAAATTGGCGGTCTCGATGCCGCGTTGATCGGCCCTCTGGTTGCCTTGCTGGACGCCTTGGAGTACTCGCACCAGCAATTTCTGAAGCCTGCGAAACCTCAAGAGTGGGGGAGCCGGTTGCAGGTACTGATGCAGGTGTTTTTCAAAGCGAGCAATGAGCATGACGACTACTTGCTGAGTCAGCTAGAGGAGCTGCGCGGAACATGGCTGGAGACCTGTGAGTCTGTCGGACTGGAAGACGAGTTACCGCTGACCGTTGTTCGCGAAGCCTGGTTGGCCGGGTTGGACCAGGGGCGTCTGTCCCAACGTTTCCTGGCCGGTGCAGTGAACTTCTGTACCCTGATGCCGATGCGGGCAATTCCATTCAAGTTGGTTTGCCTTCTGGGCATGAACGATGGCGATTATCCCCGGGCACAACCACCACTGGACTTCGACCTTATGGGCAGCGATTACCGGCCGGGAGATCGCTCCCGCCGTGAGGATGATCGCTATCTGTTGCTCGAAGCACTGTTGTCCGCGCGTCAGCAGCTCTACATCAGTTGGGTTGGACGCAGTATTCGTGACAACAGTGAGCGGCCACCCTCGGTGCTGATCGGGCAGTTGCGGGATCATCTCGCCAACGGTTGGCGAACCATAGATGAAGGCGCGGATATTCTGCATGCCATGACTCAGGAGCACCCGCTGCAGCCATTCAGTTCACGTTACTTCCATGAGGGAAATGAACTGTTCAGTTACGCCAGCGAATGGCAGGTGCTGCATCAACGTCATGAGCCTGTTGATGGGAAAGGAATGCTTGAACCCCATGTCCAGGAGGAGCCGTTGAGTCTCGCACTGCTGCAGGATTTCCTGCGCAATCCGGTGCGACACTTTTTCACTCAGCGATTGAAAGTTTACTTTGAAGCGGCACAAGTACCTCAAGCCGATGAAGAGCCGTTTGTGCTGGATGCGTTGCAGCGATATACCCTAAGTGACAGTTTGCTCGAAGCGGCCTTGAGACATCCGGAGGGTGCTGATCAGGCGCTTGAGGCTCAGGCTCGGCGCCTGCAAAACAGCGGGCTGCTGCCCATGGCGGGATTCGGTGAGTGCCTGCAGCGAGAGTTGATCGAACCGCTTCCTGATTTGCTGCAACGCTATCAGCAGCTACTGATGCTTTGGCCGACTCCGTTGACCAGCGCGGTCCCGATCAATCTTGAATGGCAGGGATTACGCCTGGAAGGATGGCTTGGAGGTCTTCATCAACGCGCCGACGGAGGTGTGCTGTCGGTGACGACGATCCCCAACAGCATCGGTTCGATCAAGAACCGCAAATGGCACCGTCTGACCAAACCATGGGTCAATCATCTGGTCGCTTGTGCGAGTGGGCTTTCTCTGACTACGGCGCTGGTCGCCAGTGACGACACCCTTTTGCTTGAACCGATGGAACAAGATCGAGCCTGGAGAATACTCGAAGACCTGCTGCTCGCCTGGCAGTCAGGAATGTGTCAACCGCTCCCGGTTGCGGTGAAAACCGCTTTTGCATGGCTGGGTCAGAATGACCCGCTGAAGGCTGAAGCCTCTGCACGCAAAGCCTATGAAGGTGATGGCCAGACCAGCGAAGGAGAGAGACGCGAAAGCCCCGCATTGGCGCGGCAGTTCCCGGATTACGATGCGTTGCTGGCGGAGGAGACATTCACCGATTGGTGCAACGCTCTGTACCGCCCGGTGCTCGAAGCTCCCTGGCAATCATTGGCCAACGAGGGGGGGCGTTCATGA
- the recD gene encoding exodeoxyribonuclease V subunit alpha — translation MSRTFADFPPVSLDADGLAQLTPLTRAHDLLQLLNLWVERGWLRALDKAFVAFLYELAPDVDPLVLLAAALTSHQLGHGHVCLDLFETLKAPDFALSLPPEGDVQSGVLLLPSQLLESLEGTHWCKVLAGSSLVALAADDSESARQCPLVLSGKRLYLRRYWAYERRIDTALRQRLAEHEPTPGDLSQRLDELFGSAKKTNAIDWQKLACALATRGAFSIVTGGPGTGKTTTVVRLLALLQAPAVEAGQPLRIRLAAPTGKAAARLTESISQQVQSLKVADAVREKIPSEVTTVHRLLGSRPGTRHFRHHAGNRLPLDVLVVDEASMIDLEMMANLLDALPSHARLVLLGDKDQLASVEAGAVLGDLCRDAEAGWYSPQTRQWLESVSGESLQNSGLHEDSGGTHPLAQQVVMLRHSRRFGEGSGIGQLARRVNQQLPDEARQLLAARSHEDVYSLALKGEHDHALERLVLEGHGEGPHGYRHYLSVLRNKRPLAGATLEHPGWLDWAREVLQAFDTFQLLCAVRKGPWGVEGLNQRITEALLKARLIDSDQQWYEGRPVLMTRNDYGLGLMNGDIGIALKLPERDGPNAGEAVLRVAFPRNDGRGGVRFVLPSRLNDVETVYAMTVHKSQGSEFAHTALILPDALNPVLTKELIYTGITRAKHWFTLIEPRAGVFEEAVQRKVKRLSGLMLELEEGAGARE, via the coding sequence ATGAGCCGCACCTTCGCGGATTTTCCGCCGGTTTCGCTGGATGCCGACGGCTTGGCGCAGCTCACCCCTCTTACGCGAGCCCATGACCTGTTGCAGTTACTGAACCTCTGGGTCGAGCGTGGATGGCTGCGGGCGCTGGACAAGGCATTCGTGGCATTTCTTTACGAGTTGGCGCCTGACGTTGATCCGTTGGTATTGCTTGCCGCTGCGTTGACCAGTCATCAACTCGGCCACGGTCATGTGTGCCTGGATTTGTTTGAAACCCTCAAGGCCCCGGACTTCGCCCTGTCCCTGCCGCCGGAAGGTGACGTGCAATCGGGTGTGTTGTTGCTGCCATCGCAATTGCTGGAGTCCCTTGAAGGGACGCACTGGTGCAAGGTGCTGGCCGGCAGTTCGCTGGTGGCGCTGGCTGCCGACGACAGTGAGTCTGCACGGCAATGCCCGCTGGTGCTGTCCGGCAAACGCCTGTACTTGCGGCGGTACTGGGCCTACGAGCGACGCATCGACACTGCACTGCGTCAGCGCTTGGCAGAGCATGAACCGACGCCGGGCGACCTGTCGCAGCGACTGGACGAGTTATTCGGATCGGCCAAGAAAACCAATGCGATCGACTGGCAGAAACTCGCATGCGCACTGGCGACCCGAGGCGCCTTCAGCATCGTCACGGGCGGGCCTGGCACCGGCAAGACCACCACGGTGGTACGCTTGCTGGCGTTGCTTCAGGCTCCTGCGGTCGAAGCCGGTCAGCCACTGCGAATTCGCCTGGCTGCCCCTACGGGTAAGGCGGCTGCGCGGTTGACCGAGTCCATCAGCCAGCAAGTGCAATCGCTGAAAGTCGCCGACGCCGTTCGGGAAAAGATTCCTTCCGAGGTCACCACCGTTCACCGTTTGCTCGGCAGCCGTCCTGGCACCCGACACTTCCGTCACCATGCCGGTAACCGTCTGCCACTGGATGTATTGGTGGTCGACGAAGCATCCATGATTGACCTGGAGATGATGGCCAACCTGCTTGATGCGTTGCCGTCACACGCTCGTCTGGTATTGCTGGGCGACAAGGATCAACTGGCTTCCGTCGAGGCCGGTGCAGTACTGGGGGATCTGTGCCGCGATGCGGAGGCGGGTTGGTACAGTCCGCAGACCCGCCAGTGGCTGGAGTCCGTGAGCGGCGAGTCTTTGCAGAACAGCGGTTTGCACGAGGACAGCGGCGGTACGCACCCGTTGGCGCAGCAAGTGGTGATGTTGCGTCACTCGCGGCGTTTTGGCGAGGGCAGTGGGATCGGCCAGCTTGCTCGCAGGGTGAATCAGCAATTGCCGGATGAGGCTCGCCAGTTGTTGGCAGCGCGAAGCCACGAAGATGTGTATTCGTTGGCGCTCAAGGGTGAACACGACCACGCACTGGAGCGTCTTGTTCTGGAAGGGCATGGTGAAGGTCCGCACGGTTATCGGCATTATCTAAGCGTTCTGCGCAATAAGCGCCCGCTTGCCGGAGCAACTCTTGAACACCCCGGTTGGCTCGATTGGGCTCGGGAAGTCTTACAGGCCTTCGATACGTTCCAGCTGCTGTGCGCCGTGCGCAAAGGGCCGTGGGGTGTCGAGGGGCTGAACCAACGCATCACCGAAGCGCTGCTCAAGGCCCGGCTGATCGACAGCGACCAGCAATGGTATGAAGGTCGTCCGGTCCTGATGACCCGCAATGACTACGGTCTGGGGCTGATGAACGGTGATATCGGCATCGCTCTCAAATTGCCCGAACGGGATGGGCCGAACGCCGGTGAAGCAGTCCTTCGGGTGGCGTTCCCTCGTAACGACGGGCGCGGCGGGGTACGGTTCGTGTTGCCGAGCCGGCTCAATGATGTGGAAACCGTGTACGCGATGACGGTGCACAAGTCGCAAGGCTCGGAGTTTGCCCATACCGCGCTGATCCTTCCGGACGCCTTGAATCCGGTGCTGACCAAAGAGCTGATCTACACCGGCATTACCCGAGCCAAGCATTGGTTCACCTTGATCGAACCGCGAGCCGGAGTGTTTGAGGAAGCGGTGCAGCGCAAGGTCAAGCGCTTGAGCGGCTTGATGCTGGAACTGGAAGAGGGCGCGGGGGCTCGAGAATGA
- a CDS encoding CoA-acylating methylmalonate-semialdehyde dehydrogenase, translating into MSVIPHLINGELVTENGRSVDVFNPSTGQAIHKLPLASQETIQKAINAAKAAFPAWRNTPAAKRAQVMFRFKQLLEQNEARISQLISEEHGKTLEDAAGELKRGIENVEFACAAPEILKGEYSRNVGPNIDAWSDFQPLGVVAGITPFNFPAMVPLWMYPLAIVCGNCFILKPSERDPSSTLLIAQLLLEAGLPKGVLSVVHGDKTAVDALIEAPEVKALSFVGSTPIAEYIYAEGTKRGKRVQALGGAKNHAVLMPDADLDNAVSALMGAAYGSCGERCMAISVAVCVGDQVADALVAKLVPQIKALKIGAGTSCGLDMGPLVTGQARDKVSGYVDDGVAAGATLVVDGRGLSIAGHEEGFFLGGCLFDNVTPEMRIYKEEIFGPVLCVVRVNSLEEAMQLINDHEYGNGTCIFTRDGEAARLFCDEIEVGMVGVNVPLPVPVAYHSFGGWKRSLFGDLHAYGPDGVRFYTRRKAITQRWPQRASHEASQFAFPSL; encoded by the coding sequence ATGAGCGTTATCCCGCATTTGATCAATGGCGAACTGGTGACCGAGAACGGTCGCTCAGTCGATGTGTTCAACCCGTCCACCGGTCAGGCGATCCATAAGCTGCCACTGGCCAGTCAGGAAACCATCCAGAAAGCCATCAATGCTGCCAAGGCTGCGTTCCCGGCCTGGCGTAACACGCCTGCGGCAAAACGTGCCCAGGTGATGTTCCGTTTCAAGCAACTGCTGGAGCAGAACGAAGCGCGCATCTCGCAATTGATCAGTGAAGAACACGGCAAGACCCTCGAAGATGCTGCCGGTGAACTGAAGCGTGGTATCGAGAACGTCGAGTTTGCTTGTGCCGCTCCGGAAATCCTCAAGGGCGAGTACAGCCGCAATGTCGGCCCGAACATCGATGCCTGGTCGGACTTCCAGCCGCTGGGCGTAGTGGCCGGCATCACCCCGTTCAACTTCCCGGCCATGGTGCCACTGTGGATGTATCCGCTGGCGATCGTCTGTGGCAACTGCTTCATCCTCAAGCCGTCCGAGCGTGATCCGAGCTCGACCCTGCTGATCGCTCAACTGCTGCTGGAAGCCGGCCTGCCCAAAGGCGTGCTGAGCGTAGTGCACGGCGACAAGACTGCGGTGGACGCGCTGATCGAAGCGCCGGAAGTCAAAGCGCTGAGCTTCGTGGGCTCGACGCCGATTGCTGAGTACATCTATGCCGAGGGCACCAAGCGTGGCAAACGCGTGCAGGCACTGGGTGGCGCGAAGAACCATGCGGTGTTGATGCCGGACGCAGATCTGGACAACGCGGTCAGCGCACTGATGGGCGCGGCTTACGGTTCATGTGGCGAGCGCTGCATGGCGATCTCGGTGGCCGTATGTGTGGGTGACCAGGTAGCCGATGCACTGGTTGCGAAGCTGGTTCCACAGATCAAGGCATTGAAAATCGGTGCCGGTACTTCTTGCGGTCTGGATATGGGGCCGTTGGTTACTGGTCAGGCTCGTGACAAGGTCAGCGGTTATGTCGATGACGGCGTGGCGGCGGGCGCGACCCTGGTGGTCGATGGTCGTGGTCTGAGCATTGCCGGTCATGAAGAAGGCTTCTTCCTCGGTGGCTGCCTGTTCGACAACGTCACCCCTGAGATGCGCATCTATAAAGAGGAGATCTTCGGGCCTGTGCTGTGTGTCGTTCGGGTGAACAGCCTGGAAGAAGCAATGCAACTGATCAACGATCACGAATACGGCAACGGCACCTGCATCTTTACCCGCGACGGTGAAGCGGCGCGTCTGTTCTGCGACGAGATCGAAGTCGGCATGGTTGGCGTCAACGTTCCATTGCCGGTGCCGGTGGCTTACCACAGCTTCGGCGGCTGGAAGCGTTCGTTGTTCGGCGACTTGCATGCCTATGGTCCGGATGGCGTGCGCTTCTACACCCGTCGCAAGGCGATCACCCAGCGCTGGCCGCAGCGTGCGAGCCATGAAGCTTCGCAGTTCGCTTTCCCTAGCCTGTAA
- the recB gene encoding exodeoxyribonuclease V subunit beta — MSKKQPLALAFPLKGSQLIEASAGTGKTFTISALYLRLILGHGGEANGFGRELLPPQILVVTFTDAATKELRERIRTRLAEAARFFRDETWPPDTLIDELRAQFDPQQWPGCANRLDIAAQWMDEAAVSTIHSWCQRMLREHAFDSGSLFTQTLETDHSDLLGEVLRDYWRLFCYPMQGDALNWVRTNWGGPAALLPRVRALFGTERDGAEGKSPTELIEEYLLERRAALVELKKPWQQWADELLTICHQGVASKTVDGRKMQARYFEPWFEKLKAWAEDESLEQLDIGTGFTRLTPDGMADAWKGEPPSHPGLDAMQALKSSLDGLPTPDAAVLQHAAKWVGERFEEEKRRRAEMGFDDMLLRLDAALKSEGGERLSTLIREQFPVALIDEFQDTDPVQYRIFENIYRIEENNPETGLFLIGDPKQAIYAFRGADIYTYLRARIATSGRLHTLGTNFRSSHGMVRAVNQVFERAESREQGRGAFLFREKNGDNPVPFQPVDSQGRKEHLQISGQDVPALNIWHLSTEQPVSGAVYRQQLAAACASEITALLNGGQVGSAGFAQDGKDFRGLQPSDIAILVRDGKEAQAIRGELAARGVRSVYLSDKDSVFAAQEAHDLLAWLKACAEPDVERSLKAALACTTLNLPLTELERLNQDELVWEARVMQFRAYREIWRKQGVLPMLRRFLHDFHLPQTLIARSDGERVLTNLLHLSELMQQAASELDGEQALIRHLAEHLALSGNAGEEQILRLESDEQLVKVVTIHKSKGLEYPLVFLPFICSAKPVDGSRLPLHYHDASGKAQVSLKPDAELIALADNERLAEDLRLLYVALTRAQHACWLGVTDLKRGNNSSSVLHLSALGYLVGGGASLSESSGLTRWLDDLQQHCSALSIVEMPLATSERYQPPRNEAIPSATLIPKRKASENWWIASYSALRISDELSMGSEEAPDSPQAQKLFDDERLEPDAPREIIPGGAEIHRFPRGPNPGTFLHGLLEWAGDEGFAVSREVLEDAIARRCNRRGWEGWITTLSDWLQHLLKSPMPAGTGRPPVVLEQLKQYRVEMEFWFASHKVDVVRLDEQVRKFTHNGVARVAAEAVQLNGMFKGFIDLTFEHDGRYYVADYKSNWLGVDDAAYTEQAMEQSILENRYDLQYVLYLLALHRQLKARLADYDYDRHVGGALYLFLRGTRADSGGVYFVRPPRELIERLDRMFQGKPESKAEPVWEQGELL, encoded by the coding sequence ATGAGTAAAAAGCAGCCACTTGCCTTGGCGTTTCCATTGAAGGGCAGTCAACTGATCGAGGCCAGCGCGGGTACTGGCAAGACGTTCACCATCTCCGCGTTGTACCTGCGCCTGATCCTTGGCCACGGAGGCGAGGCGAATGGCTTCGGTCGCGAGCTGCTGCCACCGCAGATTCTGGTGGTGACCTTCACCGACGCAGCGACCAAGGAGTTGCGCGAACGTATTCGCACACGTCTGGCTGAGGCCGCACGCTTCTTCCGTGACGAGACGTGGCCTCCTGATACGTTGATCGATGAGTTGCGCGCGCAGTTCGACCCTCAGCAATGGCCCGGTTGCGCTAACCGTCTGGATATCGCCGCGCAATGGATGGACGAGGCTGCCGTCTCGACGATCCACAGCTGGTGCCAGCGAATGTTGCGCGAACATGCATTCGATAGCGGCAGCCTGTTTACCCAGACCCTCGAAACCGATCACAGCGATCTGCTCGGCGAAGTGCTCCGCGATTACTGGCGCCTGTTCTGCTATCCGATGCAGGGTGACGCCCTGAACTGGGTACGCACTAACTGGGGAGGTCCTGCCGCTCTCTTGCCTCGCGTACGTGCTCTCTTTGGTACTGAACGTGACGGAGCCGAAGGCAAATCTCCGACCGAGCTGATCGAAGAGTACCTGCTGGAACGCCGCGCGGCATTGGTTGAATTGAAGAAGCCCTGGCAGCAGTGGGCGGATGAGTTGCTCACCATTTGTCATCAGGGCGTTGCCAGCAAGACAGTCGACGGACGCAAGATGCAGGCCCGCTACTTCGAGCCCTGGTTCGAAAAACTCAAGGCCTGGGCTGAAGACGAATCACTGGAACAACTGGATATTGGTACCGGATTTACCCGGCTCACGCCTGACGGCATGGCCGATGCCTGGAAAGGCGAGCCACCGAGCCATCCGGGACTGGACGCAATGCAGGCACTCAAGTCGAGCCTCGACGGGCTGCCAACCCCCGATGCTGCGGTGCTGCAGCACGCCGCCAAATGGGTGGGCGAGCGTTTTGAAGAAGAGAAGCGTCGACGCGCCGAAATGGGTTTCGACGACATGCTGCTGCGACTCGACGCAGCCCTGAAATCCGAAGGTGGCGAGCGACTCTCCACACTTATCCGCGAGCAATTTCCGGTCGCCCTGATCGACGAATTCCAGGACACGGATCCGGTGCAGTACCGGATCTTCGAGAACATCTATCGCATCGAGGAAAACAATCCCGAGACCGGACTGTTTCTGATCGGTGATCCGAAACAGGCGATCTATGCCTTCCGTGGTGCGGACATCTACACCTACCTGCGCGCGCGAATAGCCACCTCAGGGCGACTGCATACACTGGGTACGAATTTCCGCTCCAGTCATGGGATGGTCCGTGCAGTAAACCAAGTGTTCGAGCGCGCCGAGTCCCGCGAACAGGGACGCGGCGCGTTTCTGTTTCGAGAGAAAAACGGTGACAACCCGGTGCCGTTTCAGCCCGTGGACTCTCAGGGGCGCAAGGAGCATTTGCAGATTTCCGGGCAAGACGTCCCTGCGCTGAATATCTGGCATTTATCCACCGAGCAACCAGTCTCTGGTGCGGTCTATCGCCAGCAGCTGGCGGCGGCCTGCGCCAGTGAAATCACTGCCCTGCTCAATGGCGGACAAGTCGGCAGCGCTGGTTTCGCGCAGGACGGCAAGGATTTTCGCGGGCTGCAACCGTCGGATATCGCAATTCTTGTGCGTGACGGCAAAGAGGCTCAAGCGATACGCGGTGAGCTTGCTGCCCGAGGGGTGCGCAGTGTTTACCTGTCGGACAAGGACTCTGTCTTCGCGGCCCAAGAGGCCCATGATCTTCTGGCCTGGCTCAAGGCCTGTGCCGAACCGGATGTCGAGCGCTCGTTGAAAGCAGCCCTGGCCTGCACCACGTTGAATCTGCCGTTGACTGAGCTGGAACGCCTGAATCAGGACGAACTGGTCTGGGAAGCACGCGTCATGCAGTTCCGAGCCTACCGTGAGATCTGGCGCAAACAAGGCGTGCTGCCGATGCTGCGGCGCTTTCTGCATGACTTCCATCTGCCGCAAACCTTGATCGCGCGCAGTGATGGTGAGCGGGTGCTGACTAACCTGTTGCACCTGTCGGAGCTGATGCAGCAGGCGGCCTCCGAACTCGATGGCGAGCAGGCGCTGATCCGGCATTTGGCCGAGCACCTTGCGCTGTCCGGTAACGCGGGTGAGGAGCAGATCCTGCGCCTTGAAAGCGACGAGCAACTGGTTAAGGTCGTGACCATTCACAAGTCCAAGGGGCTTGAGTATCCGTTGGTGTTTCTGCCTTTCATCTGCTCAGCCAAACCCGTGGACGGTAGCCGTCTGCCGTTGCATTACCACGATGCATCCGGCAAAGCTCAAGTCAGTCTCAAGCCTGATGCCGAGCTGATTGCCCTGGCCGACAATGAGCGTCTGGCGGAGGACCTGCGATTACTCTATGTTGCACTGACCCGCGCACAACATGCCTGCTGGCTTGGCGTGACGGACCTCAAACGCGGCAATAACAGCAGCTCGGTCCTGCATCTTTCAGCACTTGGCTATCTGGTGGGTGGTGGCGCGTCATTGAGTGAGTCCAGCGGTCTGACCCGTTGGCTCGACGATCTGCAGCAACATTGTTCTGCGCTGAGCATCGTTGAAATGCCACTGGCAACCAGTGAGCGCTACCAGCCACCACGCAACGAAGCGATCCCAAGTGCCACGTTGATCCCCAAACGCAAGGCCAGCGAAAACTGGTGGATCGCCTCCTACAGTGCCTTGCGCATCAGTGACGAGTTGAGCATGGGCAGTGAAGAGGCGCCGGACAGTCCGCAAGCGCAGAAACTGTTCGACGACGAGCGCCTTGAGCCCGATGCTCCTCGCGAGATCATTCCGGGAGGTGCCGAGATTCACCGCTTCCCCCGAGGACCGAATCCGGGGACGTTTCTCCACGGACTGCTCGAGTGGGCAGGCGATGAAGGGTTCGCGGTTTCGCGCGAGGTACTGGAAGACGCGATCGCCCGACGCTGCAATCGTCGCGGCTGGGAAGGCTGGATCACGACCCTCAGCGACTGGCTGCAGCACCTGCTCAAATCGCCGATGCCCGCAGGCACCGGTCGACCACCGGTGGTGTTGGAGCAATTGAAACAGTATCGGGTCGAGATGGAGTTCTGGTTCGCCAGCCACAAGGTCGATGTCGTCAGACTCGACGAACAGGTCCGCAAGTTCACCCACAACGGCGTTGCCCGGGTCGCCGCCGAAGCGGTGCAGCTCAACGGCATGTTCAAAGGCTTCATCGATCTGACCTTTGAACATGACGGTCGTTACTACGTGGCGGACTACAAATCCAACTGGCTGGGCGTCGATGACGCCGCCTACACCGAGCAGGCCATGGAGCAGTCGATTCTGGAAAACCGTTACGACCTGCAGTACGTACTGTATCTGCTGGCACTGCATCGTCAGCTCAAGGCCCGCCTCGCCGATTACGATTACGACAGGCATGTTGGCGGTGCGCTGTATCTGTTCCTGCGGGGCACTCGTGCTGACAGTGGTGGCGTGTATTTCGTGCGGCCGCCGCGGGAGCTGATCGAGCGTCTGGACCGGATGTTCCAGGGCAAACCGGAATCGAAGGCCGAGCCCGTGTGGGAGCAGGGAGAATTGCTATGA